The Nitrospinota bacterium genome contains the following window.
GGGCGACGAGCTTCTTCTGCGCGGCGAGGCGCACGGGCGGGCGCGGACTGCCCAGCAGATCGATAAGCACGGGCAGGCCCTGGGGCAGGCCGAGCCACTCCCCGAAGGTGCCGAGGAGGATGAGGCTCGTCGCCACAGCGCCGAGGGCGAAGCGCCTCAAGTAGGTCGCCTCCTCGGCGGCCTGACGCCGCCGTCGGCGGTCCAGGGGATCTTCGTCCGCCTCAAGCAGCGGCGCCGCGCTGTAGCCGGCCCGCTCCACCGCTGCCACCAGGTCTGTGCGCTCCACGACCCCTGGCAGGTAGGCTACCCGGGCCTGGGCCGTGGCGAGGTTGACCTCGGCCTCGACGACGCCCGGCAGGGCCCTCATGGACCGTTCGATCTTAGAGACACACGACGCACAGTGCATCCCTTCGATGGAGAGAACGGTCCGCTCGGCGGCCAGATCGTAGCCGATGGCCTGGATAGCCTCGCGGGCCTTGTGGGTTTCGAAGCGGGCGGGGTCGATCGTGAGATGCGCCCGGCCGACACCGAAGTTGACGCTCGCCGCGTCCACTCCGTCGAGGTTCTCGAGAGTCTCCTCGATGCGCTTGGCGCACGAGGCGCAGTGCATCCCCTCGACGGCAACGGCCAGATGGGCAAGGCCGGGCTCGGCGGCCGGTGCGGCCTGTTGGTGTTCATCTTGCGACACATCGGTCGCTTCTGCGGTTAGGTAGGCGCCGGGGTCGGATGAGAAAGCCCCCTGGCACGAGGAGGAGCAAAAGGCATAGGTCTCACCGTCGTGCTCGACGGTGAGGATGCTATTGGAGACCTCCATCCCGCAGACGGGGTCACGTACCATGAGGTTTCTCTCTCTCGTCGGGGGCAGCACCCCTCCTGGGTGTAGTCATTCTAACATGGGGATTTGTCGAGCCCCTGTCAAGAAAGGCCCGAGCCTCGTAGAGGCTGCCCGGCATGCTCAGACTCGACGAAGGGCGCGTAAGTTGATTGGTTGGTCCGTAAAGTAGAAAATTACCAGGTTTCATGGTACTCCCCTTAGGTCTATCCGAAGCGCCGGTCGATGGCCTGCTGAACCTCATCGGGACAGAGGCCATCGCCGACCATCTCTGCGGCCATCTCCGCCTCGGTGAGGCAGACGTTGCAGTTGGCCGCGTGGGTGTCGGCGTAGCATGAAAGTAGGCTCTTGTGGCCCATGTTCTCCTTGCAGCGGCAGTAACAGTAGAGCCGGTCCAAAACGGCCGGTATCGCCTTGGCCGTAGCGTAGGCCGTACGGACCCGGCCAACAAAGAAGGACGATGGCAAAACAGAACGCAGCTCGGCCAGTCCGACCTCCTCCAGCGAGCAATTGGCTGCGGCAGCTTGAAGCTCGGCCGGGCTGGGTTGTCTCGCATAGAAGTAGTAGCCGACAGCGGCGGCTAGGATGAGGAAAGCGCCGACGACCGGAGTAAACCACTTCTTTAGGCGGCGCCTGGCAACGCCTGTCCTGGCCTTGGCCTTTTTCTTCTTGCCCATGGGACTCGATCCTCCTGTTGGCCCTCTCTCCCGTGTCGGGGGCCCGTCGTGGCTAAAATGCAGATGGTTATTGGAAGGCGCACCGTCGCCCGACGACCGGCAGGCTACCGCCGCTTTGCTTTCACTCCCTCCTCAATCTCTTGGCTCTCTTCCCGACGAGGCAGCTCGTCGGCCCCGCCGTGCTCATCAGAACTTTCACCACGGCGATGTTGATGTCCTCCGCAGCAGCCCATCCCGCTTCTGTGCATGAACCAGAAAAGACCCACGAGCAATACAATCCATATCCAGTTATCCATCTCCTTCACCCCTCCTTGGTAATGTCCCTATATTAGGACTCATTGTTCTTCCCGTTTAATGCTACAAGCCCTCTTGTGCCGGTTGCCTGACCCCCTTCATCGAACGCTGGTGTTCCCATCATCTGGAACAAGGGTTTGTTGGTTAAGGTGGGCAGTTTTGCGTCATGCCCAGGACGGGTGGTGGCAGCCGTCCTTACAGTGGGCCACCCGTGGGATCATGAATCGTCTCATCACATATCCTCCTTTCCTTTCTAAGCCCCTCGGCTACTCCTTTTGCCGAGGCAGCGGTCCTCCGGCTCTGAAGTCCCCTTTCCCCCCATGTCGGCCGATGGGGAGGACGACCGTGGTCTCATGGGGCTCGGGCCAAAGGGGGATGCTTGTTTGGACCGTCAAGGTCTCGGGCTCCAGCACCCAGATTTTGCCCAGCTTTTCGTCGTTCACGTAGATGCGCTTGCCGTCGGGTGTCACGGTCAGGTGGCCCGGACCCTTACCGAGGGGTTTCATCCGCACCACTTTCCGGCTGTGAAGGTCAATAGCCGCGACCGTTTTCCCGCCGCGGCTCGCCACGTAGAGAACCTTCCCGTCGCGCGAGAGTCCCAGGCCATGGGGCCCCTGGGCCACAGGGATGCGAGCCACCTCTTTTCTCACCTCCAGGTCCACCACCGAGACGTCGTTGGAGAAGGCGTTCGAGACGTAAAGCCATCTGCCCGCCCCATCAATGGTCAAATGATCAGGTCCGGCACCAAGCGGAACCGTGGCGACGACTTCGAAGGTGTTGCCATCGATTACCGAGAGGGTGTCGACGCCCTTGTTGGTTACGTAAATGACCCCACCATTAGGGGAAGTCACGATGGAGTTGGCTCTCTTCCCCGTCGGGACGTGCTTGATGACTCGGCGGCTCGGGATGTCGATGACGGCAATCCCTCCTCGGGCGGGCACGCTGACGTAGGCGTGATTCCCCTGGGGGTTGACGAAGGCGTGGTGGCTGTCGCCCCCTACATCGAGGCGGGCCAACGTCTGGAAGGTTTTGGTGTCGAGGATAGCCACCCGGATCGGTACAGGCGAGGAGTTAGCCTTGAGCTTCCGGCTGGTGGTGACCAGGTAACGCCCGTCAGGGGTGGCCGCCACCCCATGTGGATTCCACCCAGCCGCCAGGGTACCCATGACTTGGCCCGTGGCAATGTCGATGGCCGCAACGTTATGCGACGGCCCCATGGCCACGTAGGCTATCCCTTTGGATAGCTTTGAAGCGGGAACCTCGTTGTTGGAGTCATTGGCCTGAAGGGAACGAACCCCGACAAGGCCAAAGAGCCCTACCATCATCATCACGACATACCAGCGCACTCTCATCCTACTTACCTCCATACATTGCGAGCCTTGAATTTCCGTCGGGCCTTGGGCCCAAATTTTCTGTCTTGGTTAGGGTGAGGTCCCACCGGAAGCGCCTCTCGGGGACACCTCCCACCTCCTGGATCACAACCTCGATGAAGCGGGTTTCGGGGCGGGTGACAGGCGAGCCGTCCGGCCTCGTTGCTGAAAACTTCAGGACGCCGTATCGGTGGTGACCGCCACCGCCGGGGTTGAACCATCCTGAAGGCTCGATGCTTAGGCCCCCGTTGGTTTCCAGGCGGCTCAGGCGGCCCATATCGTACTGCTCAAGGTCGACCGAATGGGTGTTCATGCGCACCTCGAATTTGAGTTCCTCAGCCGCTGAGACATCCTCAGGTTTCAGCCAGCTTACATCGATGGTGATAGCCCCCCCGGAGTGGCTACGGGTTACCTTCTTAGAAGTCCCAGAGGCCTCTGCAGCCATTCTAAGTCCGGTGACCAAAGCCCTTGCTGGTACGGCTGAGACTCCCTTAGGACCATCCGCATTGGGGGCCCATGCGAAAGCCACCGAGCCCACAATCAAAACCATGCCCGCGGCCGCTACGGGTACCGCGAACCATGTTTTCATTGCTCTTTCCTCCTTTTTCCCTCTTCGGGCCTCTCATACTTTGAGAGGCGGTCGGCCGCCCGCTGGGGAAAATCGGCGGTTAAAAAAGTTGAACAGTGGGACGAAGACCACGGCCGCGTAGACGCCATAGAGAAAGGTCTCGGCTAACCCGATTAAGAACCCCTGCAACGTCAACCACCGAAAGCCAGGCAGCAGGGGGCTCCACCACTGGTACATAGCGGCACTGGGCACCAGAAGGTCCCAGAGGACGCAAATCAAATAGCTGATGGCAAGAAACGATCCAGTGGCGTATGCCACAGTGCGAATTGAGAGGGGTTTCATGACTTTTCCTCCTTATGCTCTAGGCCGACCGGAACCACATGGGCCATTCTTTTTTCCTGGCAGCTGCAGGTTGTCTGGCAGCCGCAGGACTTAACCTCGGACTTGCCTGATCTCGCTCGTTGGACGAGAAGCGTCATCCCGTGCATTCCCACGATGGTGGCACGATCGCCTGAGGCGAGAGGCTCCGGGGAGCGGGCCTTCCAAAGGACGTTCTGATACCGAACACGGCCCTGGCCCTGGAAGCTCTCTGCAACCACGATTTCCCTTCCCAACATGGACTCCTTCCCGGAGGCCACCGGCTGTCGGTGGGCGCGGTAGATGAGACCGTAGAGGACGACCGAGACCACCAAGACGACTCCGTAGAGCGGAGCCGCCCAGGCCATTGGCATTACGTAGAAGAGACCGATCCCTAGCAGGGGCATCATCAAGATCAGGTGACACACGGCCCTACCCTCGATGTTCGGCCGCGACGGGGAGACGCCCCAGGGGCAAGAAGGCCGGTACGAGCTTCTTGTATCGCCGATATTCCTCCCCGAACGCGGCCTCCAGTTCGGCCTCCTCCCGGCGCGCGAGCCGGTAATACATCAGAAACAATCCAGGGGCCATGAGGACCGTGGCGATGGTCGGCCACTGAATCAAGAACCCGAGCACTAAGACCAACAACCCTGCATACTGAGGGTGGCGGACCGTTCCGTAGATTCCGTCAGTGACCAATTCGCCCCTGGCCCGGTGAATTTTGCGCCAGCCGCGCCCCATCATTGTCAAGCCTACCAGGATAAGCCCATTGCTCACCACCATGACCAGGGCCCACGCAGCAACGCTCCCTCCCATCAGGACGGCCACCAAATGGCCGTTCTTGTGTGAGAAGGGGTCCAGAACAGGATAGGAACGGCCCAGGATGGAAGTGAGGATATAGATGGTCAAGGGGAAGCCGTACATTTCGGTGAAAAGCGCTACCAGGAATGCCGTCATCAGGCCCATGGAGCGCCACTCCCGCTTTCTCATTGGCTTCAAGAAGCCGACAACGAATAGGCCGAATAGGAGCACGTTGAAGGCAACCGCGGCCCAGAGACCGTACGTATTGGTGTTTATCTCCATGGCGACCTCACTTACCCCCGTCCATTTCATCCCCGTGTCCGTGATGGCCCCGGCGCATCATAAAGAAGTGAATGAGGGGGCAGAGAAGGAAAACCGCCAGGATGCCGATCCCGTTAAGCGACACTCCGCTGTAGGCGATGACGCCGATTAAGACGACTGGGACGAGGCAGCATACAATCATCCAAAAGCCGTGCGAGAGGCTGGCGGCCCGTTTCGCCTCATGGGTCTCGTTGTGGGTCGCCTTCATGGGTTCCTCCAAGGTTCGATCTTTTACTGCAACAAGGGGAAGAAAAGGTTCTCGATGGAACGCAGCCGTCGAGTTCGAGGAGGAGACTACTGAGGCGGTTTAGTGATGGGGTCGATAAGGGGTGGAACAGCGAGGAGGAAGGGGGCAAGAGATAGGATGCTGGGCAGATACACCAGGGGAATTGTAAGCGCCGCGCCGACGGCCATCGTTGTGACCGAGGCGCAAATACCGTGGGAGATGCCCATCTCATCGTGGGTGGCGTGGTGCGTGCCGCAGAGCAGAGGAGCTAGCAAGAACAGCCCTGCCAGGAGAGCCAGAACCATCATGTTGGAACGAGTCCCGCCCCTGAAGGGAAACGCTCTCCGTATCACTGATCTTGGCCTTGAGGGCATCATCGCCTCTGGGTGGAGAAATATCTCATTACTTCGTCTATCTTTCGTCGCTGGTCATCTGTGTGACCGTGCTTGATGGCGTCGGTGACGCAGGTCTCCAGGTGCTGGCGAAGCATAAGGCGCTCGACCTGCCGAAGGGCTCCCTCCACGGAGTTGATCTGGGTGAGGATGTCAATACAGTACCGGTGCTCCTCGACCATCCGCTGGAGGCCACGCACTTGGCCCTCGATCTTCCTGAGGCGCCTGACTAAATCTTTAGACCCTTGCTCGTCTAACATTGTTCCCCCGCTAAAATCCCTACCGAATCTTTATACCCCGCTAGGGTATAAATAAATATACGCCCTTTAGGAGAGGATGTCAACAGAAAAATCTAGACCGCAACCACGCATGCAGATGCACTGGCAATCCCTTAAATTGTCTTTAAGTATCAAATAGTTAAGCAGAGCTATAGAATGTCAGCATTTGGCTGGTGTCATTGACAAAGTCTAGCGGACCAACATTTGGATGGGAAGGCTACGAGTAAATTGTAATAGGGGTATTGGGTATTTAGTCTATTCAACCGAGCTCCTTAAAGCCCTATCCTATAGATAAGTGGTTTGGCAGTATCTCCTAGCTATGGCCGCGGCTAGGGATTTGGTCCTTTGGGGAAATTGGAGAGATGGATCACACCCAGACCGCTATTGGGGCCATCGCCCTCCTCGCTCTTCTTCGAGTGAGCCTCGCCGCCCGCTGCAGAAGCTTTACTTCGAATCGGGGAGGGACGCCGTCCCTCCTTAGGCTTCTAGCGTCACGGCTCGTTTTGAAAGCAGACGGTGCATTGGGGGGTCTCGACCATGTCGGGACGCCGCGCCGCCACCTCTTCAAGCGAATCGGTGTTTAGGTTGCCGAGCTTGTGGGGGGCAATTTTTGTGAGCGGGGGACAGGTGTATATGCTCCCGTCCATCCAGAGGCTTAGGGAGTTGGAGCCGTCGCAGCCGGCAAACATCCTGCCGACCGGCGGCATCTCCTTGGTCACCTTCTTTCCCCTGAGCGTGGGAAATAGCCCCAGGTTCTTGTCGCCGCTTCCGTCCATTGCGACGAGCGACGTGGTGAATCCCCGGGCCTTGAGCTCCTTCAAGGTCGCCAAGGGGAAGAGCATCTCCGGATCCTCGGGGAGCATCTCTTTATAGGAATCGGCGTGGTAGCCGGTCCAGCTTACACGAACCTCCATCCGGTCTTTGTCCGCAATAGCCTCCAGCCGGTCCATTGCCTCCTCGTCGAAGAGCGTGCCGTTGGTGAAGAAGACCACCTCTCCCAGGCCCTGGAGGAACTCCACGATTTCGAAGAACTCGGGGTGCATGGTCGGCTCCCCGCCAGTTACGTAAAACCGCTCCACACCGAGCGCGAGGGCCTCCTTTGCGATGCGCTGGATGTCGGCTAGCTTGAGAATTGGGGCCTTCACCTTCGGGCCCGAGTTAGTTAAGCAGTGCGCGCACTCGAGGTTACACTGTTGGTTAATTGTGAACCAGAAGGCTTGAAGCGGTTGTTTGACCGATCCCATCAAAGAACCTCCTCTACGGGCAGGGAAGCAGAGCCGGTCGCCACGGAGGGCTCCTCCGCAGCCGCCTCCAGGCCGACCCCTGCCTGGCCGGGGCCTTGTCGGGCGGCAGCGTTCTGTTCCCTGCGCTGGTTAATTCCTAGTAGGGCTACGTAGAAAAAGCCGGATGCGTATATTACCATAAAGGGCCACACAAATAGTTTCCAATGAATGACGAAAAGCCCCAGGGCCAAGAGGCTGTAAAACCCCAGGAATAGCTCGGCGACGGCCGTCCGGTCGAAGGCGGTGGCGTACCGCTTGCCCGCCCAAGCATCCCCCCTGCGCTCGACCTTGAACTTAGGCGTACGGACGAACTCCGAAGAGTGACCAACGAGGGCTTCCAGGACGGCACGGCTGTTGCTGAGCGCGATGCCCGTCCCCAGGCAGACCAGCAGCGGGAGGTAGCGCCACCGGGCCCGGCCCTCGGGGCCGAACTGGCCCAGGGCGTAGAAGTAGAGGGAAGACGGCCCGAAGCTGGCCAGGGCGAGCAGTGTCACAGTCACCAGTAGGGGCGCCCAGGAGGAGAAGTAAAAACCTCGTGCCAGCAGGGGCACGGAGAGGATCACCACTGAGAGCATGAGGGGGTGGACCATGTAGTGGGTCAGGTGAAGGGTTGCCTGCACCTTGGTGAAAAGGGGCAAGTGGGAGCGCCAAATCTTCGGCAGTAGGAGCTTGGCCGTCTGGATGGAGCCCTTGGCCCACCGTCGCTGTTGGGTTTTGAACCCTTGAAGCTGTACGGGGAGCTCGGCGGGACAGACGACCTCCGGGAGGTAGAGCATCTTCCAACCCTTGAGCTGGGCCCGGTAGCTCAAATCGAGGTCTTCAGTCAGGGTGCGGTCCAACCAGCCCCCAGCTTCCTCGATGGCCCTCGCTCTCCAGATGCCCGCCGTTCCGTTGAAGTTCATCAGCAATCCCGACCAGGCCCGCGCCCCCTGCTCGACGCCGAAGTGGCCGTCTATGCCTATGGCCTGAGCCTGGGTCAGGAGCGAGTAGTCGCGGTTGATATGGCCCCAGCGGGTCTGAATCATGCCGACACACTCGTCTTCGAAAAAGGGAACGGTGCGGAGGAGAAAATCCTTCGGAATCGTGAAGTCGGCGTCAAAGATGGCGACAAACTCTCCCCTGGCTACCCGGAGCCCCTCTTTTAGGGCCCCCGCTTTATAGCCAACCCGGTTGGTCCGGTGGATGTGGTGGATTTCAAGGCCCTCAGAACGATAGCGGTCTACGAGGGCAGCAACGATCGGGGTGGTCTCGTCGGTCGAGTCGTCGAGCACCTGGATCTCCAGCAGGTGGCGCGGGTAATCGAGAGCGGCCACGTTCATTATGAGGCGCTCCACGACGTACTGCTCGTTGTAGATGGGAAGCTGGACCGTTACCGTCGGCAACCAGCTTTCGGCGGAGCCCCTGCTCCAGAAGGCCTCCGTGGTAGCCCTCGCTTGAGCGGTCCACGCCTCCCGGTGCCGCCTGTGTAACATCATCAGGACGTAGCAATTGACCCCGTAGCTAAAGAGCCCTACCAGGGAGGCAAGATAGACCACCATCAAAACGGTATCCCACACTGTCAACGGGGCGCTCACGAGGGGCTCTCCCTATACACGGGGGAGCGGAACCCGGTCGGGGCCATTAGAGCCGATCGACTATGGTCCCACTGCCGCCCCAAGCTCCGGCGACGCATGAGCTCCCATGTCAAAAGGGCGAGGATGGGGAGAAATTCCACCAGACGCACGACCATGGGCAGGACCTCTGGCCTCTGGGCGTACTTCAGATACGAAAGGGTAAGTGCCCAGCTCGCTGCGAAGAGGGTAACAGACGGTGAGATAGTTCCCAGGACGAGAAGCCAGAGGAGATACCATGGGTGGAGTGCGGGCGTCACGACGAACAGGGCGAACCCTCCAAGGAGGAGCCCCCGCTTGGCGGCTTGGTCCACCGTTCCATCGTCCCGTCGGGAGATAAGCCACGCCAGCCCCGCCAAGCCGAGAGACGCCGCCGCCAGATATATTAGGTTGAACTGCTCCCCGCCCCCTCCCGATAGAGATCGGGCGAAAAGGCGCACCCCCTGGTTGAACTCCTCATATTGATTGAAGAGGTAGGTGGGCAGGAAGCCGAGCACCGTCGAGCCGAGGCCGATGTAGGGTAGGTAGCCGAGCCCGACCACCGCCGCCCAGGTCAGGGGCATCCGGCGGTCTCCTCGCCTGTAAAAGGCCAGCACGAGGAGGGCGGGGTAGAGTTTTGTCAGGGTGGCGAGGCCAATGAGGGCTCCGACCAGAGACCGTCTTCCGGCCCGGTGGGCCAGGAAGGCTCCCACCAAGAAGGGCAGGTAGAGCGGGTCGAGGTGACCGCTGTGGGCCACCTCTACAATTACGAGGGGGTTCCACGCGTAGAGGACGACCCGATGGAGCGGGACCCCCATCTGTCCCAAGAGGACCATCAGGAGACCGATGGTCGTCAGGTCCGCCATTACCATCATCGCCTTCGTGCCGGTTACGCTATCGCCGACGAGCTTGTAGATGAGCCGAAAGCCGGCCTGAGCGCCTGGCGGGTAGATGGTCCGGGCTCCCTTGCGATTGATATGGGGGTAGATGGTCTTGTCCCGAAGCTCCGCGAGGGCCGGGTCGCCGGGGGGATGGGCCCACGGGCTCAGCCCGTGGGCCTGAACCCGGCCGTCCCAGATGTAGCGGTACATGTCACTGGAGAGGGAGGGTGGAGAAGCCACCAGGACCATCCGAAAGAGGACGGCCATGCAGAATAGAAGGACCAGGAGACCGGGGGTGTCTTCCATGCGCCAAAGCAACGCCACGGCCGCCCCGTAGAGAAGGAAGAGGATGGAAGAGACCATGACGAAGGCGCTGAAGGGCGAGGCCACGCCCAGGCTGGCCGCCACACCGGGCAAGCCCTCTCCCAGCCCAATCCAGCCGTAGAGCCCAATGCTCACGAGCCCCAGCCCAACGATGGGCAGGCCGGGTTTCAACCAGCGGGTCTCTCGAACGCTC
Protein-coding sequences here:
- a CDS encoding copper ion binding protein: MVRDPVCGMEVSNSILTVEHDGETYAFCSSSCQGAFSSDPGAYLTAEATDVSQDEHQQAAPAAEPGLAHLAVAVEGMHCASCAKRIEETLENLDGVDAASVNFGVGRAHLTIDPARFETHKAREAIQAIGYDLAAERTVLSIEGMHCASCVSKIERSMRALPGVVEAEVNLATAQARVAYLPGVVERTDLVAAVERAGYSAAPLLEADEDPLDRRRRRQAAEEATYLRRFALGAVATSLILLGTFGEWLGLPQGLPVLIDLLGSPRPPVRLAAQKKLVALTGRTSTAQPSADEPRKAAFTRMEWERWWEENAKELRLENTWAPENKR
- a CDS encoding isoprenylcysteine carboxylmethyltransferase family protein, which produces MEINTNTYGLWAAVAFNVLLFGLFVVGFLKPMRKREWRSMGLMTAFLVALFTEMYGFPLTIYILTSILGRSYPVLDPFSHKNGHLVAVLMGGSVAAWALVMVVSNGLILVGLTMMGRGWRKIHRARGELVTDGIYGTVRHPQYAGLLVLVLGFLIQWPTIATVLMAPGLFLMYYRLARREEAELEAAFGEEYRRYKKLVPAFLPLGRLPVAAEHRG
- a CDS encoding beta-propeller fold lactonase family protein, giving the protein MRVRWYVVMMMVGLFGLVGVRSLQANDSNNEVPASKLSKGIAYVAMGPSHNVAAIDIATGQVMGTLAAGWNPHGVAATPDGRYLVTTSRKLKANSSPVPIRVAILDTKTFQTLARLDVGGDSHHAFVNPQGNHAYVSVPARGGIAVIDIPSRRVIKHVPTGKRANSIVTSPNGGVIYVTNKGVDTLSVIDGNTFEVVATVPLGAGPDHLTIDGAGRWLYVSNAFSNDVSVVDLEVRKEVARIPVAQGPHGLGLSRDGKVLYVASRGGKTVAAIDLHSRKVVRMKPLGKGPGHLTVTPDGKRIYVNDEKLGKIWVLEPETLTVQTSIPLWPEPHETTVVLPIGRHGGKGDFRAGGPLPRQKE
- a CDS encoding metal-sensitive transcriptional regulator, coding for MLDEQGSKDLVRRLRKIEGQVRGLQRMVEEHRYCIDILTQINSVEGALRQVERLMLRQHLETCVTDAIKHGHTDDQRRKIDEVMRYFSTQRR
- a CDS encoding NfeD family protein; protein product: MCHLILMMPLLGIGLFYVMPMAWAAPLYGVVLVVSVVLYGLIYRAHRQPVASGKESMLGREIVVAESFQGQGRVRYQNVLWKARSPEPLASGDRATIVGMHGMTLLVQRARSGKSEVKSCGCQTTCSCQEKRMAHVVPVGLEHKEEKS
- a CDS encoding DUF2933 domain-containing protein; amino-acid sequence: MKATHNETHEAKRAASLSHGFWMIVCCLVPVVLIGVIAYSGVSLNGIGILAVFLLCPLIHFFMMRRGHHGHGDEMDGGK
- a CDS encoding glycosyltransferase, which codes for MSAPLTVWDTVLMVVYLASLVGLFSYGVNCYVLMMLHRRHREAWTAQARATTEAFWSRGSAESWLPTVTVQLPIYNEQYVVERLIMNVAALDYPRHLLEIQVLDDSTDETTPIVAALVDRYRSEGLEIHHIHRTNRVGYKAGALKEGLRVARGEFVAIFDADFTIPKDFLLRTVPFFEDECVGMIQTRWGHINRDYSLLTQAQAIGIDGHFGVEQGARAWSGLLMNFNGTAGIWRARAIEEAGGWLDRTLTEDLDLSYRAQLKGWKMLYLPEVVCPAELPVQLQGFKTQQRRWAKGSIQTAKLLLPKIWRSHLPLFTKVQATLHLTHYMVHPLMLSVVILSVPLLARGFYFSSWAPLLVTVTLLALASFGPSSLYFYALGQFGPEGRARWRYLPLLVCLGTGIALSNSRAVLEALVGHSSEFVRTPKFKVERRGDAWAGKRYATAFDRTAVAELFLGFYSLLALGLFVIHWKLFVWPFMVIYASGFFYVALLGINQRREQNAAARQGPGQAGVGLEAAAEEPSVATGSASLPVEEVL
- a CDS encoding radical SAM protein; amino-acid sequence: MGSVKQPLQAFWFTINQQCNLECAHCLTNSGPKVKAPILKLADIQRIAKEALALGVERFYVTGGEPTMHPEFFEIVEFLQGLGEVVFFTNGTLFDEEAMDRLEAIADKDRMEVRVSWTGYHADSYKEMLPEDPEMLFPLATLKELKARGFTTSLVAMDGSGDKNLGLFPTLRGKKVTKEMPPVGRMFAGCDGSNSLSLWMDGSIYTCPPLTKIAPHKLGNLNTDSLEEVAARRPDMVETPQCTVCFQNEP
- a CDS encoding DUF2029 domain-containing protein, coding for MSVRETRWLKPGLPIVGLGLVSIGLYGWIGLGEGLPGVAASLGVASPFSAFVMVSSILFLLYGAAVALLWRMEDTPGLLVLLFCMAVLFRMVLVASPPSLSSDMYRYIWDGRVQAHGLSPWAHPPGDPALAELRDKTIYPHINRKGARTIYPPGAQAGFRLIYKLVGDSVTGTKAMMVMADLTTIGLLMVLLGQMGVPLHRVVLYAWNPLVIVEVAHSGHLDPLYLPFLVGAFLAHRAGRRSLVGALIGLATLTKLYPALLVLAFYRRGDRRMPLTWAAVVGLGYLPYIGLGSTVLGFLPTYLFNQYEEFNQGVRLFARSLSGGGGEQFNLIYLAAASLGLAGLAWLISRRDDGTVDQAAKRGLLLGGFALFVVTPALHPWYLLWLLVLGTISPSVTLFAASWALTLSYLKYAQRPEVLPMVVRLVEFLPILALLTWELMRRRSLGRQWDHSRSALMAPTGFRSPVYRESPS